In Kineococcus rhizosphaerae, a single window of DNA contains:
- a CDS encoding bifunctional diguanylate cyclase/phosphodiesterase — MLVPALLYAAAVLLGRVSRLEGSPVAAVWPATAVAVVWLLTVWAHRTRRAVALSAIAALNVAVDVATGLPPLPAAAFTAGSLLQAWTTCVVFRRWGPTGTRLTQRSDAWALGVAAVAGSLVGAAVISVPYALLRGTSPATAAVTTVTGNTSMVAVAGLWLLLADRTTRRSGAAGWPEVVAVNVAASAAFAWVFDVLHLYSLSFVVVAVSVWAGSRFAARVAAANALCVALLNVLLALHGVGMFSPAPPLQRVVGVQLFVALTAMLTLVLVLHRDERAQLVASLRRTQQEAERQADLLRTVFEASSDGMSVYTADGSLLTANSAALGIYPALPEGVPVSRFAEFVEVLDDAGDPVPGARLPLARVLAGEVVDPHDLTFRSTLDGATRTVHVTGRRLPRAEGADWSEGALIAFHDVTENRAAAAEITRSRDLYAGILSGATQQLIIATELDGTVTVFNEGAQRMLGYRAADMLGQNVKRLHHLPEVAARAAALGVTPAQVFNRTLETTGVAATEQWTLVRADGEHRQVALTISWLLDAEGRRTGLLGIGTDVTDQVATQARLADSETRFRAAFDTAPVGMLIVGLGASAGRILQVNTTMTEFTGLVPEELGVLDVHAVAPPEDRDHVARHLGPLLAGLDVDAQFEHRYVRADGTTGWGRTTASRVSPAGVEPYLLCLVEDVSARKEAEDALVRQALHDALTGLPNRALLRDRLADALDAGRREDRCVGVLLIDLDGFKAVNDTAGHATGDALLREIGHRLSAFSRGGDTVARLGGDEFAVVCPDTDADGLERLARRLLAAVREPVELPGGAFAVGASIGSAVHPAGPADAGALDRLLQNADLAMYAAKRAGKNRAYAYDARDRERLERAERLLPELTEALARGEFEMFGQPIVDLATGRVDAVETLLRWRRADGTVWAPGAFLDVLEASPLMPAVGEHVLRASATLAARWERELGADAPAVHVNVSAEQLGGSLVDQVDRVLAETGLSAGLLVLELTETHTTRITDALRDELETLRRRGVRIAIDDLGTGYSGLARLTELPVDLLKIDLQFVAGLGRDPSCDAVVRAVLGIGQALGIQVVAEGVEDDAQARILTSYGATLAQGYRFARPAPAAELLAALRRPALAG, encoded by the coding sequence GTGCTCGTCCCCGCCCTCCTGTACGCCGCGGCGGTCCTGCTGGGGCGCGTCTCGCGCCTGGAGGGCTCCCCCGTCGCCGCCGTCTGGCCCGCCACCGCGGTCGCCGTCGTCTGGCTGCTCACCGTCTGGGCGCACCGCACCCGGCGCGCCGTCGCGCTGAGCGCGATCGCCGCGCTGAACGTCGCCGTCGACGTCGCCACCGGCCTGCCGCCCCTGCCCGCCGCGGCCTTCACCGCCGGCTCCCTGCTGCAGGCGTGGACCACGTGCGTCGTGTTCCGCCGGTGGGGACCGACCGGGACGCGGCTGACGCAACGCAGCGACGCGTGGGCGCTGGGGGTCGCCGCGGTCGCCGGTTCCCTCGTCGGGGCCGCCGTCATCTCCGTGCCGTACGCGCTGCTGCGCGGCACCTCCCCGGCGACCGCCGCCGTCACGACCGTCACCGGGAACACCAGCATGGTCGCCGTCGCCGGCCTGTGGCTGCTGCTCGCCGACCGCACCACCCGCCGGTCGGGGGCGGCCGGCTGGCCCGAGGTGGTCGCGGTCAACGTCGCCGCCAGCGCAGCCTTCGCGTGGGTCTTCGACGTCCTGCACCTGTACTCGCTGTCCTTCGTCGTCGTGGCGGTCTCGGTGTGGGCGGGCAGCCGCTTCGCCGCGCGGGTGGCGGCCGCCAACGCCCTGTGCGTCGCGCTGCTGAACGTCCTGCTGGCCCTGCACGGCGTGGGGATGTTCAGCCCCGCGCCCCCGCTGCAGCGCGTCGTCGGCGTGCAGCTGTTCGTGGCCCTGACCGCGATGCTCACGCTGGTGCTCGTGCTGCACCGCGACGAGCGCGCCCAGCTCGTGGCCTCCCTGCGCCGCACCCAGCAGGAGGCCGAGCGGCAGGCGGACCTGCTGCGCACCGTGTTCGAGGCCAGCAGCGACGGCATGTCCGTCTACACCGCCGACGGTTCACTGCTCACGGCCAACTCCGCCGCGCTGGGGATCTACCCCGCACTGCCCGAGGGCGTCCCCGTCTCCCGCTTCGCCGAGTTCGTCGAGGTCCTCGACGACGCCGGCGACCCCGTCCCCGGTGCGCGCCTGCCCCTGGCCCGCGTCCTGGCCGGCGAGGTCGTCGACCCCCACGACCTGACCTTCCGCAGCACCCTCGACGGCGCCACCCGCACCGTCCACGTCACCGGCCGCCGCCTGCCGCGGGCCGAGGGCGCGGACTGGTCCGAGGGTGCCCTCATCGCCTTCCACGACGTCACCGAGAACCGCGCCGCGGCCGCCGAGATCACGCGCTCGCGCGACCTGTACGCCGGGATCCTGTCCGGCGCCACCCAGCAGCTCATCATCGCCACCGAGCTCGACGGCACGGTGACGGTCTTCAACGAGGGTGCGCAGCGCATGCTCGGGTACCGGGCGGCGGACATGCTCGGCCAGAACGTCAAGCGCCTGCACCACCTCCCCGAGGTGGCGGCGCGCGCCGCCGCCCTGGGGGTCACCCCGGCGCAGGTGTTCAACCGCACCCTGGAGACCACCGGCGTCGCCGCCACCGAGCAGTGGACCCTCGTGCGAGCCGACGGCGAGCACCGCCAGGTAGCGCTCACCATCAGCTGGCTCCTGGACGCCGAGGGCCGGCGGACCGGTCTGCTCGGCATCGGCACCGACGTCACCGACCAGGTCGCCACCCAGGCCCGCCTCGCCGACTCCGAGACCCGGTTCCGCGCGGCCTTCGACACCGCCCCCGTCGGCATGCTCATCGTCGGCCTCGGCGCGAGCGCCGGGCGCATCCTGCAGGTCAACACCACCATGACCGAGTTCACCGGACTCGTCCCCGAGGAGCTCGGCGTCCTCGACGTCCACGCCGTCGCCCCGCCCGAGGACCGCGACCACGTCGCCCGCCACCTCGGGCCGCTGCTCGCCGGCCTCGACGTCGACGCCCAGTTCGAGCACCGCTACGTGCGGGCCGACGGCACCACCGGCTGGGGGCGCACCACCGCCAGCCGCGTCAGCCCCGCCGGCGTCGAGCCCTACCTGCTGTGCCTCGTCGAGGACGTCAGCGCGCGCAAGGAGGCCGAGGACGCCCTCGTCCGGCAGGCCCTGCACGACGCCCTCACCGGCCTGCCCAACCGCGCCCTGCTGCGCGACCGCCTGGCCGACGCCCTCGACGCCGGGCGCCGCGAGGACCGGTGCGTCGGGGTCCTGCTCATCGACCTCGACGGGTTCAAGGCCGTCAACGACACCGCCGGCCACGCCACCGGCGACGCCCTCCTGCGCGAGATCGGCCACCGCCTCTCGGCGTTCTCCCGCGGCGGCGACACCGTGGCCCGCCTCGGCGGCGACGAGTTCGCCGTCGTCTGCCCCGACACCGACGCCGACGGCCTCGAACGCCTCGCCCGCCGGCTGCTGGCCGCCGTCCGCGAACCCGTCGAACTGCCCGGCGGGGCGTTCGCCGTCGGCGCCAGCATCGGCAGCGCCGTGCACCCGGCCGGGCCCGCCGACGCGGGGGCCCTCGACCGGCTCCTGCAGAACGCCGACCTGGCCATGTACGCCGCCAAGCGCGCCGGCAAGAACCGCGCCTACGCCTACGACGCGCGCGACCGCGAACGCCTCGAACGCGCCGAGCGCCTCCTGCCCGAACTCACCGAGGCCCTCGCCCGGGGCGAGTTCGAGATGTTCGGCCAGCCCATCGTCGACCTCGCCACCGGCCGCGTCGACGCCGTCGAGACCCTCCTGCGCTGGCGGCGCGCCGACGGCACCGTCTGGGCCCCCGGTGCGTTCCTCGACGTCCTGGAAGCCTCCCCGCTGATGCCCGCCGTGGGCGAGCACGTCCTGCGCGCCTCGGCGACCCTGGCCGCCCGCTGGGAACGCGAACTCGGCGCCGACGCCCCCGCCGTCCACGTCAACGTCTCCGCCGAGCAGCTCGGCGGGTCCCTCGTCGACCAGGTCGACCGCGTCCTGGCCGAGACCGGGCTGTCGGCCGGCCTGCTCGTCCTCGAACTCACCGAGACCCACACCACCCGCATCACCGACGCCCTGCGCGACGAGCTGGAGACCCTGCGCCGGCGCGGTGTCCGCATCGCCATCGACGACCTCGGCACCGGCTACTCCGGCCTGGCCCGCCTCACCGAACTGCCCGTCGACCTGCTCAAGATCGACCTGCAGTTCGTCGCCGGCCTCGGCCGCGACCCCAGCTGCGACGCCGTCGTGCGCGCCGTCCTCGGCATCGGCCAGGCCCTGGGGATCCAGGTCGTCGCCGAGGGGGTCGAGGACGACGCCCAGGCGCGGATCCTGACGTCCTACGGCGCCACCCTCGCCCAGGGGTACCGGTTCGCCCGGCCCGCCCCCGCCGCCGAGCTCCTCGCGGCCCTGCGGCGGCCGGCGCTCGCGGGCTGA
- a CDS encoding ribbon-helix-helix domain-containing protein, with protein sequence MKLSISLSEADVAALDEHVRAAGLPSRSAAVQRAIQTLTHQQLEQDYAAAWKEWDDSGEREVWEGATADGLR encoded by the coding sequence GTGAAGCTCAGCATCAGCCTTTCCGAAGCCGACGTCGCTGCCCTCGACGAGCACGTCCGCGCGGCGGGCCTGCCGTCCCGGTCCGCCGCGGTGCAACGAGCCATCCAAACCCTGACCCACCAGCAGCTGGAGCAGGACTACGCCGCCGCTTGGAAGGAGTGGGACGACTCCGGGGAGCGCGAGGTGTGGGAAGGCGCCACGGCCGACGGACTCCGCTGA
- a CDS encoding type II toxin-antitoxin system PemK/MazF family toxin: MRRGEVRLVDFDPVRGSEANKRRPAVVVSNDQANAVAERLGRGVVTVVPVTSNTARVFPFQVLLAAQDTGLHVDSKAQAEQVRAVSVDRLGPALGRLPFEALDALDDALRLHLAL, from the coding sequence ATGCGACGCGGAGAGGTCCGCCTCGTCGACTTCGACCCGGTGCGGGGCAGTGAGGCCAACAAGCGCCGTCCTGCGGTCGTGGTCAGCAACGACCAGGCCAACGCGGTCGCCGAACGCCTCGGACGGGGTGTAGTCACCGTGGTTCCGGTGACCAGCAACACGGCCAGGGTGTTCCCCTTCCAAGTCCTGCTCGCAGCCCAGGACACCGGACTGCACGTCGACTCCAAGGCCCAGGCCGAGCAGGTCCGCGCCGTCTCGGTGGATCGACTGGGGCCGGCGCTGGGGCGGTTGCCGTTCGAGGCGCTGGACGCCCTCGACGACGCGTTGCGGCTGCACCTGGCTCTTTGA
- a CDS encoding endo-1,4-beta-xylanase, producing the protein MILNLLQGWQHVPGVAVDGDQLQVTATGRKIVEQDGTGGQPNPPVNLVGTHLVAQGDFLLTAVFADATADASWAVYDSPPSIADEFRIEPAGIRLTLRGDDLEIIVFDGSPQEDVSDPVPVHDEHVTLSDPQAPLSVRRSGHSLEVESHEHVVSSMPLGGVFSSGELWLGLSSDSGTFSVDSLTATAAEGGSLRTVGPAFDKVVRSAEGLQALADRTRPGFRIGAAVALGPLAADPDYAQELVGDFGAITPENAMKPQNLSPQQGVYTFEEADALIAAAQSKGMTVHGHTIAFTEAMPRWMQDLPTGSEQDRRASAAALLDYVTTVVGHFKGRLASLDVVNEPFDVDQGTELQENIWYRTFGLGYPLVVSRAVHDADPDVKQFVNENGADVPGDRQAALLELVRDTNARGGHLDGVGLQAHIYDLDTDAISPEDLTETLDTFAAAGLDVRISENDVPDSRGTQLQAEQYADVLITCLSTPTCVSYTTWGVDDRYDWSVDEDGKLQQGHDLLFDEGRPTPAYEAIRQALGGGPDSS; encoded by the coding sequence GTGATCCTCAACCTCCTGCAGGGCTGGCAGCACGTGCCGGGGGTGGCGGTTGACGGCGATCAGCTGCAGGTCACGGCCACCGGGCGGAAGATCGTCGAGCAGGACGGCACGGGAGGCCAGCCGAACCCGCCAGTCAACCTGGTGGGAACCCACCTGGTGGCCCAGGGCGACTTCCTCCTCACCGCCGTCTTCGCCGACGCCACCGCCGACGCGTCCTGGGCGGTCTACGACAGCCCGCCATCGATCGCCGACGAGTTCAGGATCGAACCGGCCGGGATACGACTCACCCTCAGGGGGGACGATCTCGAGATCATCGTCTTCGACGGCTCGCCCCAGGAGGACGTGAGCGACCCCGTCCCGGTCCACGACGAGCACGTGACCCTCTCCGACCCGCAGGCCCCCCTGTCGGTTCGTCGCTCCGGCCACTCGCTGGAGGTCGAGAGCCACGAGCACGTAGTGTCTTCGATGCCTCTGGGCGGGGTGTTCTCGTCAGGGGAACTCTGGCTGGGACTGTCGAGCGACAGCGGCACCTTCTCGGTCGACTCCCTCACCGCCACCGCTGCGGAGGGCGGATCGCTGAGGACCGTGGGCCCCGCGTTCGACAAGGTGGTGCGATCAGCGGAAGGGCTGCAGGCGCTGGCTGACCGCACCCGTCCGGGCTTCCGGATCGGGGCGGCCGTGGCTCTCGGCCCACTTGCGGCAGACCCCGACTACGCACAAGAGCTCGTCGGCGACTTCGGCGCCATCACGCCCGAGAACGCGATGAAGCCGCAGAACCTCTCCCCGCAGCAGGGCGTCTACACCTTCGAGGAGGCCGACGCCCTCATCGCCGCGGCCCAGAGCAAAGGCATGACCGTGCACGGGCACACGATCGCTTTCACCGAGGCGATGCCCCGCTGGATGCAGGACCTACCCACCGGTTCCGAGCAGGATCGCCGCGCTAGCGCCGCAGCGCTCTTGGACTACGTCACCACCGTCGTGGGGCACTTCAAGGGACGCCTCGCCTCGCTCGACGTCGTCAACGAGCCGTTCGACGTCGACCAAGGAACCGAACTCCAGGAGAACATCTGGTACCGCACCTTCGGGCTCGGGTACCCGCTGGTCGTCTCCCGAGCCGTCCACGACGCCGACCCCGACGTGAAGCAGTTCGTCAACGAGAACGGGGCCGACGTGCCCGGTGACCGTCAGGCCGCCCTGCTCGAGCTCGTGCGTGACACCAACGCACGGGGAGGTCACCTCGACGGGGTGGGCCTGCAGGCCCACATCTACGACCTCGACACCGACGCCATCTCGCCCGAGGATCTGACCGAGACGCTCGACACCTTCGCAGCAGCCGGGCTGGACGTCCGCATCTCCGAGAACGACGTCCCGGACAGCCGAGGGACGCAGCTCCAGGCGGAGCAGTACGCCGATGTGCTGATCACCTGCCTGAGCACTCCCACATGCGTCTCCTACACCACCTGGGGTGTGGACGACCGCTACGACTGGTCGGTCGACGAAGACGGCAAACTGCAGCAGGGCCACGACTTGCTCTTCGACGAGGGGCGCCCGACGCCTGCGTACGAGGCAATCAGGCAAGCGCTGGGTGGCGGGCCGGACAGTTCCTGA
- a CDS encoding helix-turn-helix transcriptional regulator: MLRTERGTTRRQLAEAVGVNVQTIGFLERGDYGPSVELALRLAAHFSLPVEAIFSLTPFPPMSAQLYPAPTTSTAPTTPPTAAAVPSQAGAHT; this comes from the coding sequence GTGCTGCGCACAGAGCGCGGCACCACCCGCCGTCAGCTGGCCGAAGCGGTCGGCGTCAACGTCCAGACCATCGGCTTCCTGGAACGCGGCGACTACGGCCCCTCCGTCGAACTCGCCCTGCGCCTGGCCGCCCACTTCAGCCTGCCCGTCGAAGCGATCTTCTCCCTCACGCCTTTCCCGCCCATGTCGGCGCAGCTCTACCCCGCCCCCACGACCTCAACGGCACCCACGACGCCCCCCACGGCGGCGGCGGTGCCCTCCCAGGCAGGAGCGCACACGTGA
- a CDS encoding dihydrofolate reductase family protein produces MRRLVYYVGTTLDGYVAGPGGEFDFFGQGEGADLAEYQAWTASHYPETVPTAFRGLLGIDAPNQRFDTVVMGLATYRVGLPATPSPYSHLAQHVVSRTLPEAPHPEVRLSRDPVALVRALKAEPGLDVWLCGGGTLAGALTGEIDELVLKTYPVLAGAGIPVVAGGFSPTAFRVLEREQFANGVVVSRLERA; encoded by the coding sequence ATGAGACGCCTCGTGTACTACGTCGGCACCACCCTCGACGGCTACGTCGCGGGACCGGGCGGGGAGTTCGACTTCTTCGGCCAGGGCGAGGGCGCGGACCTGGCCGAGTACCAGGCGTGGACGGCCTCGCACTACCCCGAGACCGTCCCGACGGCCTTCCGGGGGCTCCTCGGGATCGACGCGCCGAACCAGCGGTTCGACACCGTCGTCATGGGCCTGGCGACGTACCGGGTGGGCCTGCCCGCGACGCCCAGCCCCTACTCCCACCTGGCCCAGCACGTCGTCTCCCGCACCCTGCCCGAGGCTCCGCACCCCGAGGTGCGGCTGTCGCGCGACCCCGTCGCGCTCGTGCGCGCCCTGAAGGCCGAACCCGGTCTGGACGTCTGGTTGTGCGGCGGCGGGACCCTCGCCGGTGCGCTGACCGGTGAGATCGACGAACTCGTCCTGAAGACCTACCCGGTGCTGGCCGGGGCCGGGATCCCCGTCGTGGCGGGCGGGTTCTCACCCACGGCGTTCCGCGTCCTGGAACGCGAGCAGTTCGCCAACGGGGTCGTCGTCAGCCGTCTCGAACGCGCCTGA
- a CDS encoding serine hydrolase domain-containing protein, whose amino-acid sequence MNPADPGDDLTRGVHEGLFRGAAVVFSGPDGRVHRASAGTPADHLGPLTRAVVATLAHELAAVGALDLDRPTDRGFTARQLLDHASGLPATSDVWRRDDLRPAQKLRRLLDTPLVATPGREVRPSPLGFVVLGDLLEEATGQGLDSLLADLVTGPLRLTGPVFGPGDDEVSRALRRPVGHTGLLGRADDVHAIGRALLDGTLAGGPTPLLHPAPGACLALVTDGATDGEGLTRFWNTLARRLTGTP is encoded by the coding sequence GTGAACCCCGCGGACCCGGGCGACGATCTCACCCGCGGGGTCCACGAGGGTTTGTTCCGCGGGGCGGCCGTGGTGTTCTCAGGCCCGGACGGCCGCGTCCACCGGGCGTCGGCGGGAACCCCGGCGGACCACCTCGGCCCCCTCACCCGGGCCGTGGTCGCCACGCTGGCCCACGAGCTCGCGGCCGTCGGCGCCCTCGACCTCGACCGCCCCACCGACCGGGGTTTCACCGCGCGCCAGCTCCTGGACCACGCGTCGGGGCTGCCGGCGACCAGCGACGTGTGGCGCCGCGACGACCTGCGGCCCGCCCAGAAGCTGCGGCGCCTCCTGGACACGCCGCTGGTCGCCACGCCCGGCCGGGAGGTGCGCCCCTCCCCCCTGGGGTTCGTGGTGCTCGGGGACCTGCTGGAGGAGGCGACGGGACAAGGCCTGGACTCCCTGCTGGCCGACCTCGTGACCGGGCCGCTGCGGCTGACCGGTCCCGTCTTCGGCCCCGGGGACGACGAGGTCTCCCGCGCCCTGCGGCGCCCCGTCGGGCACACCGGGCTGCTCGGCCGCGCCGACGACGTGCACGCGATCGGCCGGGCGCTGCTCGACGGGACGCTGGCGGGCGGTCCGACGCCGCTGCTGCACCCGGCCCCCGGCGCGTGTCTGGCCCTCGTGACGGACGGGGCGACCGACGGCGAAGGGCTGACGCGGTTCTGGAACACCCTGGCGCGGCGGCTGACCGGAACGCCATGA